The following proteins come from a genomic window of Panthera leo isolate Ple1 chromosome E2, P.leo_Ple1_pat1.1, whole genome shotgun sequence:
- the PLEKHG4 gene encoding puratrophin-1 isoform X2, translating into MEGPLEVGDKSPDSQGHATDSRFAVCSFRDAWDEEEPVPHVQVKDPNPPRSPAGTAQGEGLLGSSVPGDLQSPLGPMAADGPGEWQGDTLGGSSVQLEEPTPSRVESLPCPVSSHLSLAQGKSDSRGGDLARDQVPDRLVPAGLGPEGLDSDPVDLGGPLSETSSELLEPDPSGSCLPKPANYLLAQDLSWELLASGMATLPGTRDVEGRAVLLLCAHSPAWLYPKCSSHELTRLLLYLRSIPRPEVQALGLTVLVDARVCSPSSSLFWGLSQLQEAAVGSVYQVLLVGKMPEEVPSRLQLQQLPSHQSLLTYISTSGLPASMGGGLPYCHQTWLDFRMRLEALLQSFQVVCALLQEAIESMKAVPQPMESGEVGRLLQQTQVLMQHVLDSPWLAWLQFQGGLELAWLKQEVPEVTLSPDYRPAVDEVDELYGRVDGLLHQLTLQSNRRVQALELVQTLEAQEGRLHQIEVWLQQVGWPALEELREPSLDMLLQAQGPFQELDQVAQEQVRRGERFLQPLAGWEAAELGAAGARFLALQAQLTDFSRALAQRRQRLADAQRLLHFFKQASTWAEEGQRVLAELEQERPGVVLQRLQLHWTKHPDLPPAHFRKMWALATGLGSEGIRQECRWAWARCQDTWLALDQKLEAALKPPLTTTTTGSTASLCVSRFPAASATPPLRKAYSLDQNLGQSLREPAHHCHHAAIVAASHGPDAEGGAQPGSSPTMLPPGSSDPRTPNRLQLVLAEMVATEREYVRALDYTVENYFPELDRPDVPQGLRGQRAHLFGNLEKLRDFHCHFFLRELEACTQHPSRVAYAFLRHRLQFGMYALYSKNKPRSDALMTSFGHVFFKDKQQALGDHLDLASYLLKPIQRMSKYALLLQELARACGGAVQELSALRAAQSLVRFQLRHGNDLLAMDAIQGCDVNLKEQGQLVRQDEFMVRAGRRKSLRRVFLFEELLLFSKPRRGPTGIDTYAYKRSFKTADLGLTECCGDNNLRFEIWFRRRKARDTFVLQAASLATKQAWTADISRLLWRQAIYNKEVRMAEMVSMGVGNKALQDIDPSEEAINDRTVNYILKCRDIRSRASVAVAPFDYESPCLGALSSLPGDPASCSMLGSLNLHLYRDPALLGLRWPLYSTSFPEEAALEAEAELGSQLSLTPEGSEVSSQCQSASGSSGSDSSYMSGWALGRGLEDLSYV; encoded by the exons ATGGAAGGGCCCTTGGAAGTTGGGGATAAGTCCCCAGACTCCCAGGGACACGCCACTGACTCGAGGTTTGCTGTGTGCagtttcagggatgcctgggatGAGGAGGAACCTGTTCCCCACGTGCAGGTTAAGGACCCTAATCCTCCAAGATCACCAGCAGGGACAGCCCAGGGAGAAGGGCTTCTTGGCAGCTCCGTGCCTGGGGATCTTCAGTCACCCCTAGGACCAATGGCTGCAGATGGGCCGGGGGAATGGCAGGGGGACACATTAGGAGGTTCCTCAGTTCAGTTAGAGGAACCCACCCCATCTAGAGTGGAGAGCCTCCCATGTCCAGTGTCCTCCCACCTCAGCCTCGCACAGGGCAAGAGTGATAGTCGAGGGGGAGACTTGGCAAGAGACCAAGTTCCAGACAGGTTAGTGCCAGCTGGCTTGGGTCCTGAGGGGTTGGACAGCGATCCTGTGGACCTTGGAGGCCCTTTATCTGAGACATCTTCAGAACTACTGGAGCCAG ACCCCAGTGGATCTTGCCTCCCTAAGCCTGCTAATTACCTCCTTGCCCAAGACCTCTCCTGGGAGCTGCTGGCCAGTGGCATGGCTACCTTACCAG GGACTCGGGATGTAGAAGGCCGGGCAGTGTTGCTTCTGTGTGCCCATAGCCCAGCCTGGCTCTACCCCAAGTGCAGTAGCCATGAACTTACTCGCCTCCTGCTCTACCTGCGAAGCATTCCCAG GCCTGAAGTACAGGCCCTGGGATTGACCGTGCTGGTGGATGCCCGAGTTTGTTCCCcaagttcttctcttttctggggGCTCAGCCAACTACAA GAAGCAGCCGTAGGGTCAGTATACCAggtgctgctggtgggaaagaTGCCAGAGGAGGTGCCTTCCAGGCTGCAG CTGCAGCAGCTGCCCTCTCATCAGAGCCTGCTGACCTACATCTCCACTTCTGGGTTGCCAGCTTCAATGGGAGGAGGCCTGCCTTACTGCCACCAGACCTGGCTGGACTTCCGGATG CGTCTGGAAGCCCTACTGCAAAGCTTCCAGGTGGTTTGTGCCTTGCTCCAGGAGGCCATTGAGAGCATGAAAGCTGTGCCCCAGCCCATGGAGTCTGGG GAAGTTGGTCGGCTGCTCCAGCAGACACAAGTCCTGATGCAGCACGTGCTAGACTCACCCTGGCTAGCATGGCTACAGTTCCAGGGGGGGTTGGAGCTGGCATGGTTGAAGCAAGAGGTCCCAGAGGTGACCTTGAGCCCAGACTACAG GCCAGCAGTGGATGAAGTTGATGAGCTCTATGGCCGTGTAGATGGACTGCTGCACCAACTGACCCTGCAGAGCAACCGGCGAGTACAGGCACTAGAGTTGGTCCAGACTCTGGAGGCCCAGGAAGGCAGGCTGCACCAG ATTGAAGTATGGCTACAGCAGGTGGGCTGGCCAGCACTTGAGGAGCTAAGGGAGCCCTCACTGGACATGCTGCTCCAGGCCCAAGGCCCTTTTCAGGAGCTGGACCAGGTTGCTCAG GAGCAGGTCCGGCGAGGGGAGAGGTTTCTGCAGCCACTGGCTGGCTGGGAGGCTGCTGAGCTGGGCGCTGCTGGGGCCCGCTTTCTGGCCCTGCAAGCCCAGCTGACTGACTTCTCCAGGGCTTTGGCCCAGCGGCGGCAGCGGCTGGCAGATGCTCAGAGGCTGTTGCATTTTTTCAAGCAG GCCTCGACAtgggctgaggaggggcagagggtgttGGCAGAGCTGGAGCAGGAGCGCCCAGGGGTCGTGCTGCAACGGCTGCAGCTGCATTGGACCAAGCACCCTGACTTGCCTCCTGCCCACTTCCGAAAGATGTGGGCTCTGGCCACAGGGTTGGGCTCCGAGGGCATTCGCCAGGAGTGCCGCTGGGCCTGGGCACGAtgccaggacacctggctggccctGGACCAGAAGCTAGAGGCTGCACTGAAGCCACCACTGACGACGACCACAACGGGCAGCACAGCTAGCCTGTGTGTCAGCCGTTTCCCTGCTGCATCTGCCACCCCTCCCCTGAGGAAGGCATATAGCCTCGATCAGAATCTGGGGCAGAGTCTCAGAGAGCCTGCCCACCACTGCCACCATGCGGCTATTGTGGCTGCTTCCCACGGACCAGACGCTGAAGGTGGTGCCCAGCCAGGGTCATCCCCTACCATGCTTCCACCAGGCAGTTCTGACCCCAGGACCCCCAACAG GCTCCAGCTGGTATTGGCAGAGATGGTGGCTACAGAGCGGGAGTATGTCCGAGCTCTTGATTACACCGTGGAGAACTACTTTCCTGAGCTGGATCGCCCCGATGTGCCCCAGGGCCTCCGTGGCCAGCGTGCCCACCTCTTTGGCAACCTGGAGAAGCTGCGGGACTTCcattgtcatttcttcctgcgtGAGCTGGAGGCCTGTACCCAGCACCCATCCCGGGTAGCCTATGCGTTCCTGCGCCAT AGGTTGCAGTTTGGGATGTATGCACTCTACAGCAAGAATAAACCTCGCTCTGATGCCCTGATGACCAGCTTCGGTCATGTCTTCTTCAAG GACAAGCAGCAAGCACTGGGGGACCACCTGGACTTGGCCTCCTACCTGCTGAAGCCCATCCAGCGTATGAGCAAGTATGCATTGCTGCTGCAGGAACTGGCAAGGGCCTGCGGGGGTGCTGTGCAGGAGCTGAGTGCCCTGCGGGCTGCCCAGAGCCTTGTGCGCTTCCAGTTGCGACATGGCAATGACCTGCTAGCTATGGACGCCATCCAGGGCTGTGAT GTTAACCTGAAGGAACAGGGTCAGCTGGTGCGACAGGATGAGTTCATGGTACGTGCTGGGCGCCGTAAGTCCTTGCGCCGCGTTTTCCTCTTTGAGGAGCTACTGCTCTTCAGCAAGCCTCGCCGAGGACCCACGGGCATTGACACATACGCCTATAAGCGTTCCTTCAAG ACGGCAGACTTGGGCCTCACTGAGTGCTGTGGGGATAACAACCTGCGGTTTGAGATCTGGTTCCGCCGTCGCAAGGCCAGGGACACCTTTGTGCTGCAGGCTGCCAGCTTGGCCACCAAGCAGGCTTGGACAGCTGACATTTCTCGTCTGCTCTGGAGGCAGGCCATCTACAACAAGG AGGTTCGCATGGCTGAGATGGTGTCCATGGGTGTGGGGAACAAGGCCTTGCAGGACATCGACCCCAGCGAGGAAGCTATCAACGACCGCACTGTCAACTACATCCTGAAGTGCCGAG ACATTCGCTCTCGGGCCTCTGTTGCTGTGGCCCCGTTTGACTATGAGAGCCCCTGTCTGGGGGCCTTGAGCTCCCTTCCTGGAGACCCTGCCTCTTGCTCTATGCTGGGGTCCCTCAACCTGCATCTGTACAGAGACCCGGCTCTTCTGGGACTCCGCTGGCCCCTGTATTCTACCAGCTTCCCAGAGGAAGCAGCACTGGAGGCTGAAGCGGAGCTGGGCAGCCAGCTGTCTTTGA ctcctgaaGGCTCAGAGGTGTCATCCCAGTGCCAATCAGCCAGTGGATCCAGTGGCTCTGACAGCAGCTATATGTCAGGGTGGGCCCTGGGCAGAGGTCTTGAGGACTTGTCCTAT GTCTGA
- the PLEKHG4 gene encoding puratrophin-1 isoform X5, with translation MATLPGTRDVEGRAVLLLCAHSPAWLYPKCSSHELTRLLLYLRSIPRPEVQALGLTVLVDARVCSPSSSLFWGLSQLQEAAVGSVYQVLLVGKMPEEVPSRLQLQQLPSHQSLLTYISTSGLPASMGGGLPYCHQTWLDFRMRLEALLQSFQVVCALLQEAIESMKAVPQPMESGEVGRLLQQTQVLMQHVLDSPWLAWLQFQGGLELAWLKQEVPEVTLSPDYRPAVDEVDELYGRVDGLLHQLTLQSNRRVQALELVQTLEAQEGRLHQIEVWLQQVGWPALEELREPSLDMLLQAQGPFQELDQVAQEQVRRGERFLQPLAGWEAAELGAAGARFLALQAQLTDFSRALAQRRQRLADAQRLLHFFKQASTWAEEGQRVLAELEQERPGVVLQRLQLHWTKHPDLPPAHFRKMWALATGLGSEGIRQECRWAWARCQDTWLALDQKLEAALKPPLTTTTTGSTASLCVSRFPAASATPPLRKAYSLDQNLGQSLREPAHHCHHAAIVAASHGPDAEGGAQPGSSPTMLPPGSSDPRTPNRLQLVLAEMVATEREYVRALDYTVENYFPELDRPDVPQGLRGQRAHLFGNLEKLRDFHCHFFLRELEACTQHPSRVAYAFLRHRLQFGMYALYSKNKPRSDALMTSFGHVFFKDKQQALGDHLDLASYLLKPIQRMSKYALLLQELARACGGAVQELSALRAAQSLVRFQLRHGNDLLAMDAIQGCDVNLKEQGQLVRQDEFMVRAGRRKSLRRVFLFEELLLFSKPRRGPTGIDTYAYKRSFKTADLGLTECCGDNNLRFEIWFRRRKARDTFVLQAASLATKQAWTADISRLLWRQAIYNKEVRMAEMVSMGVGNKALQDIDPSEEAINDRTVNYILKCRDIRSRASVAVAPFDYESPCLGALSSLPGDPASCSMLGSLNLHLYRDPALLGLRWPLYSTSFPEEAALEAEAELGSQLSLTPEGSEVSSQCQSASGSSGSDSSYMSGWALGRGLEDLSYGGRST, from the exons ATGGCTACCTTACCAG GGACTCGGGATGTAGAAGGCCGGGCAGTGTTGCTTCTGTGTGCCCATAGCCCAGCCTGGCTCTACCCCAAGTGCAGTAGCCATGAACTTACTCGCCTCCTGCTCTACCTGCGAAGCATTCCCAG GCCTGAAGTACAGGCCCTGGGATTGACCGTGCTGGTGGATGCCCGAGTTTGTTCCCcaagttcttctcttttctggggGCTCAGCCAACTACAA GAAGCAGCCGTAGGGTCAGTATACCAggtgctgctggtgggaaagaTGCCAGAGGAGGTGCCTTCCAGGCTGCAG CTGCAGCAGCTGCCCTCTCATCAGAGCCTGCTGACCTACATCTCCACTTCTGGGTTGCCAGCTTCAATGGGAGGAGGCCTGCCTTACTGCCACCAGACCTGGCTGGACTTCCGGATG CGTCTGGAAGCCCTACTGCAAAGCTTCCAGGTGGTTTGTGCCTTGCTCCAGGAGGCCATTGAGAGCATGAAAGCTGTGCCCCAGCCCATGGAGTCTGGG GAAGTTGGTCGGCTGCTCCAGCAGACACAAGTCCTGATGCAGCACGTGCTAGACTCACCCTGGCTAGCATGGCTACAGTTCCAGGGGGGGTTGGAGCTGGCATGGTTGAAGCAAGAGGTCCCAGAGGTGACCTTGAGCCCAGACTACAG GCCAGCAGTGGATGAAGTTGATGAGCTCTATGGCCGTGTAGATGGACTGCTGCACCAACTGACCCTGCAGAGCAACCGGCGAGTACAGGCACTAGAGTTGGTCCAGACTCTGGAGGCCCAGGAAGGCAGGCTGCACCAG ATTGAAGTATGGCTACAGCAGGTGGGCTGGCCAGCACTTGAGGAGCTAAGGGAGCCCTCACTGGACATGCTGCTCCAGGCCCAAGGCCCTTTTCAGGAGCTGGACCAGGTTGCTCAG GAGCAGGTCCGGCGAGGGGAGAGGTTTCTGCAGCCACTGGCTGGCTGGGAGGCTGCTGAGCTGGGCGCTGCTGGGGCCCGCTTTCTGGCCCTGCAAGCCCAGCTGACTGACTTCTCCAGGGCTTTGGCCCAGCGGCGGCAGCGGCTGGCAGATGCTCAGAGGCTGTTGCATTTTTTCAAGCAG GCCTCGACAtgggctgaggaggggcagagggtgttGGCAGAGCTGGAGCAGGAGCGCCCAGGGGTCGTGCTGCAACGGCTGCAGCTGCATTGGACCAAGCACCCTGACTTGCCTCCTGCCCACTTCCGAAAGATGTGGGCTCTGGCCACAGGGTTGGGCTCCGAGGGCATTCGCCAGGAGTGCCGCTGGGCCTGGGCACGAtgccaggacacctggctggccctGGACCAGAAGCTAGAGGCTGCACTGAAGCCACCACTGACGACGACCACAACGGGCAGCACAGCTAGCCTGTGTGTCAGCCGTTTCCCTGCTGCATCTGCCACCCCTCCCCTGAGGAAGGCATATAGCCTCGATCAGAATCTGGGGCAGAGTCTCAGAGAGCCTGCCCACCACTGCCACCATGCGGCTATTGTGGCTGCTTCCCACGGACCAGACGCTGAAGGTGGTGCCCAGCCAGGGTCATCCCCTACCATGCTTCCACCAGGCAGTTCTGACCCCAGGACCCCCAACAG GCTCCAGCTGGTATTGGCAGAGATGGTGGCTACAGAGCGGGAGTATGTCCGAGCTCTTGATTACACCGTGGAGAACTACTTTCCTGAGCTGGATCGCCCCGATGTGCCCCAGGGCCTCCGTGGCCAGCGTGCCCACCTCTTTGGCAACCTGGAGAAGCTGCGGGACTTCcattgtcatttcttcctgcgtGAGCTGGAGGCCTGTACCCAGCACCCATCCCGGGTAGCCTATGCGTTCCTGCGCCAT AGGTTGCAGTTTGGGATGTATGCACTCTACAGCAAGAATAAACCTCGCTCTGATGCCCTGATGACCAGCTTCGGTCATGTCTTCTTCAAG GACAAGCAGCAAGCACTGGGGGACCACCTGGACTTGGCCTCCTACCTGCTGAAGCCCATCCAGCGTATGAGCAAGTATGCATTGCTGCTGCAGGAACTGGCAAGGGCCTGCGGGGGTGCTGTGCAGGAGCTGAGTGCCCTGCGGGCTGCCCAGAGCCTTGTGCGCTTCCAGTTGCGACATGGCAATGACCTGCTAGCTATGGACGCCATCCAGGGCTGTGAT GTTAACCTGAAGGAACAGGGTCAGCTGGTGCGACAGGATGAGTTCATGGTACGTGCTGGGCGCCGTAAGTCCTTGCGCCGCGTTTTCCTCTTTGAGGAGCTACTGCTCTTCAGCAAGCCTCGCCGAGGACCCACGGGCATTGACACATACGCCTATAAGCGTTCCTTCAAG ACGGCAGACTTGGGCCTCACTGAGTGCTGTGGGGATAACAACCTGCGGTTTGAGATCTGGTTCCGCCGTCGCAAGGCCAGGGACACCTTTGTGCTGCAGGCTGCCAGCTTGGCCACCAAGCAGGCTTGGACAGCTGACATTTCTCGTCTGCTCTGGAGGCAGGCCATCTACAACAAGG AGGTTCGCATGGCTGAGATGGTGTCCATGGGTGTGGGGAACAAGGCCTTGCAGGACATCGACCCCAGCGAGGAAGCTATCAACGACCGCACTGTCAACTACATCCTGAAGTGCCGAG ACATTCGCTCTCGGGCCTCTGTTGCTGTGGCCCCGTTTGACTATGAGAGCCCCTGTCTGGGGGCCTTGAGCTCCCTTCCTGGAGACCCTGCCTCTTGCTCTATGCTGGGGTCCCTCAACCTGCATCTGTACAGAGACCCGGCTCTTCTGGGACTCCGCTGGCCCCTGTATTCTACCAGCTTCCCAGAGGAAGCAGCACTGGAGGCTGAAGCGGAGCTGGGCAGCCAGCTGTCTTTGA ctcctgaaGGCTCAGAGGTGTCATCCCAGTGCCAATCAGCCAGTGGATCCAGTGGCTCTGACAGCAGCTATATGTCAGGGTGGGCCCTGGGCAGAGGTCTTGAGGACTTGTCCTAT